A single window of Hyphomicrobiales bacterium DNA harbors:
- a CDS encoding conserved hypothetical protein (Evidence 4 : Unknown function but conserved in other organisms) produces the protein MTAPWTFQPRPRPVHGVTVGILILDTGFQRFPGDIGNAGTFPFPVQYAVVRGATPKRVLGPDVGELLNDFLRAADDLIALGVDGITTSCGFLAALHPQFVAHCAVPVATSSLMQIPLVQATLPRGKRVGVLTADKSALTTAHFAGVGAPHDLPVAGLPLDGIFKSNSRRNATVIDYADNEREVLAIAQDLLDANPDIGAIVSECTNFAPYSAAIADRFGLPVYDIITLVEWFHAGLRPRIHHAAPRR, from the coding sequence ATGACAGCGCCCTGGACCTTCCAACCGCGCCCGCGCCCCGTCCATGGCGTGACGGTCGGTATTCTCATTCTCGATACCGGTTTTCAACGATTTCCCGGCGATATCGGCAATGCGGGCACGTTCCCCTTCCCCGTTCAGTATGCGGTGGTGCGTGGCGCGACACCCAAACGGGTCCTGGGGCCTGATGTCGGCGAACTGCTCAATGATTTCCTGCGAGCGGCAGACGATCTTATCGCCCTTGGGGTGGATGGCATCACGACGAGCTGCGGCTTCCTGGCGGCATTGCATCCGCAGTTCGTCGCCCATTGTGCCGTTCCTGTGGCAACCTCCAGCCTGATGCAGATACCGCTGGTGCAGGCGACATTGCCGCGTGGCAAGCGGGTCGGGGTTTTAACGGCTGATAAGTCAGCGTTGACGACGGCGCATTTTGCAGGGGTGGGAGCCCCGCATGACCTGCCCGTTGCCGGGCTGCCACTCGATGGCATCTTCAAGAGCAACAGCCGCCGGAATGCGACGGTCATCGACTATGCCGACAATGAGCGCGAGGTTCTGGCCATCGCGCAGGACCTGCTCGATGCCAATCCGGATATCGGGGCCATCGTCAGCGAGTGCACGAATTTTGCCCCGTATTCGGCCGCCATCGCCGACAGATTTGGTTTGCCAGTCTACGACATTATCACGCTCGTCGAATGGTTTCACGCTGGCCTCCGGCCGCGCATTCACCACGCTGCGCCCCGCCGATAG
- a CDS encoding Carbon monoxide dehydrogenase medium chain: protein MYQTRYHRASSIAEAIDIIQRAEEGKFLSGGMTLLPAMKTRLAAPSDLVDLRHVPGLSGIAMSGRQVSIGAATTHFEVAAHGELAEACPAICHLAAHIGDPHVRHMGTIGGSIANNDPAADYPSAMIALDATIVTSKREVAAEDFFTGLFETALDQDEMVTAVRFTAPLDAGYMKFPNPASRYALAGVFISRSEAGVRVGVTGAGADGVFRCAEIEQALSARFDATALDGITLSPEGLMSDLHASAEYRANLVIVMARRAMGCVANSR from the coding sequence ATGTACCAGACCCGCTATCACCGCGCGTCCTCGATCGCCGAGGCCATCGATATCATTCAACGCGCCGAGGAGGGCAAGTTCCTTTCCGGTGGCATGACCTTGCTTCCCGCCATGAAGACGCGCCTCGCCGCGCCGTCCGATCTCGTCGACCTGCGTCACGTCCCCGGGCTTTCTGGTATTGCCATGTCAGGCCGCCAGGTCTCGATCGGCGCGGCGACGACCCATTTCGAGGTCGCGGCGCATGGCGAACTGGCGGAAGCATGCCCCGCGATCTGCCACCTGGCCGCGCATATCGGCGATCCGCATGTTCGGCATATGGGAACGATCGGCGGATCTATAGCCAACAACGATCCCGCGGCGGACTACCCGTCCGCGATGATCGCGCTCGACGCCACGATCGTGACCAGCAAGAGGGAGGTCGCCGCGGAGGACTTCTTCACGGGGCTGTTCGAAACGGCTCTTGACCAAGACGAAATGGTGACCGCAGTGCGCTTCACGGCTCCGCTAGATGCGGGATACATGAAATTTCCCAATCCGGCCTCCCGATACGCCCTCGCTGGCGTGTTCATCTCTCGGAGCGAGGCGGGTGTGCGGGTCGGCGTGACAGGTGCGGGGGCCGACGGCGTGTTCCGTTGCGCCGAGATCGAGCAGGCCCTTTCCGCCCGTTTTGACGCCACCGCCCTCGACGGGATCACTTTGTCTCCCGAAGGTCTGATGAGCGATCTCCACGCCAGCGCCGAGTACCGCGCCAATCTCGTCATCGTGATGGCGAGACGAGCGATGGGTTGCGTCGCAAACTCGCGATAG
- the cutS gene encoding Carbon monoxide dehydrogenase small chain: MRRITLNVNGSEMTAEADDRTLLVTFLRENLRLTGTHVGCDTSQCGACTVHMDGKSVKSCSILAVQAEGSPVVTIEGMAADGELHPMQQAFREHHGLQCGYCTPGMIMAAIDLVRRIPDADERTIRENLEGNICRCTGYTGIVRAIASQTRPEQQS, encoded by the coding sequence ATGCGGCGGATCACCTTGAACGTGAACGGCAGCGAGATGACCGCGGAGGCGGATGACCGCACGCTGCTTGTCACTTTCCTGCGCGAGAACCTGCGTCTGACCGGAACCCATGTCGGCTGCGACACCAGCCAATGCGGCGCGTGCACAGTTCACATGGATGGAAAGTCGGTCAAGTCGTGCAGCATTCTCGCGGTTCAAGCGGAAGGATCCCCGGTCGTCACCATCGAGGGTATGGCAGCCGATGGGGAACTTCACCCGATGCAGCAAGCGTTTCGCGAGCATCACGGCTTGCAATGCGGCTACTGCACGCCCGGCATGATCATGGCGGCGATCGACCTAGTCCGTCGGATTCCGGATGCAGACGAACGCACCATTCGTGAGAACCTCGAAGGCAATATCTGCCGTTGCACCGGCTACACCGGCATCGTGCGCGCAATTGCCTCGCAGACCCGACCGGAACAGCAATCATGA
- a CDS encoding ABC transporter substrate-binding protein, translating into MKYPARLSRLLVAATALSLTLLTSVSAQDITVAVGVEPTTLDPLISEDGGERAVGRNIFDTVLARTAAGDIVPNVAEALPKQLDPTTWEIKIRPGITFHNGEPLDAAAVAFSINHLVDPAFKSRQLLYFSTLASAEAVDDRTVRITTKAPDPALPARLAFLSVVPPKAAVGADFASKPIGSGPFRFVGWDRGNQIRLERNDGYWGAKPDFAKATFRFVQEPGVRVAGLQAGEFDIVTQLPPESVKDVPKTESEFGELMTVSLNAKLGLTQDRRVRQALNYAIDKKALAEDLFLGEARPMTSQLLGTNWFGFNDQLGEWPYDPEKARKLLEEAGAIGKPIDLVGTAGRWLKGREIVDAMAAYWEAVGLKPQVKILAWTDYLATLRNRAADPSARFVGHSNLLFDADRTTTSYYEPGGGSNAFDSDELKKLVNAARYETDPAKRLDLYRQITKIGSDEALFIFLIQTADIYGLSKRVEYKPRADGLLILRDAKLVGN; encoded by the coding sequence ATGAAATATCCGGCACGACTTTCGCGGTTGCTTGTTGCGGCCACAGCACTCAGCTTGACGCTGCTGACCAGTGTTTCCGCGCAGGATATAACGGTGGCTGTGGGTGTGGAGCCGACGACGCTGGATCCGCTGATCTCGGAAGATGGCGGGGAGCGTGCAGTCGGCCGCAACATCTTTGACACCGTTTTGGCACGGACAGCCGCCGGCGATATTGTCCCGAACGTGGCCGAGGCACTGCCAAAGCAGCTTGATCCCACCACCTGGGAAATCAAAATCCGGCCGGGCATCACCTTCCATAATGGCGAGCCGCTCGACGCCGCCGCCGTTGCGTTCAGCATCAACCATCTCGTCGATCCCGCCTTCAAATCGCGGCAATTGCTCTATTTCTCGACACTTGCCAGTGCAGAGGCGGTCGACGACCGGACCGTGCGCATCACCACCAAGGCGCCGGACCCGGCGTTGCCAGCTCGCTTGGCGTTCTTATCCGTCGTGCCGCCAAAGGCCGCGGTTGGCGCCGATTTCGCGTCCAAGCCGATCGGCAGTGGCCCGTTCCGCTTCGTCGGCTGGGACCGCGGCAATCAGATCCGGCTGGAGCGCAACGACGGCTACTGGGGCGCTAAGCCCGATTTCGCCAAGGCGACCTTCCGCTTCGTGCAGGAGCCCGGCGTGCGGGTGGCGGGGCTTCAGGCCGGCGAGTTCGATATCGTGACGCAGCTGCCGCCCGAGTCGGTCAAGGACGTCCCGAAGACCGAGTCGGAGTTCGGTGAACTCATGACGGTTTCGCTGAACGCCAAGCTCGGCCTGACGCAGGATCGTCGAGTTCGCCAGGCGCTCAACTATGCCATCGACAAGAAGGCGTTGGCGGAAGACCTTTTCCTCGGCGAGGCGAGGCCGATGACGAGCCAGCTGCTCGGCACCAACTGGTTCGGATTCAATGATCAGCTTGGGGAATGGCCCTACGATCCGGAAAAGGCGCGCAAGCTGCTCGAGGAGGCGGGAGCGATTGGCAAGCCGATCGATCTGGTCGGAACCGCGGGACGCTGGCTGAAGGGACGAGAGATTGTCGATGCCATGGCCGCCTATTGGGAGGCTGTCGGCCTGAAGCCGCAGGTCAAGATTCTCGCTTGGACAGACTATCTGGCGACGCTGCGCAACCGCGCCGCGGATCCGTCCGCCCGTTTCGTCGGTCATTCGAACCTGTTGTTCGATGCAGACCGGACGACGACATCCTATTACGAGCCCGGCGGCGGCTCGAACGCCTTTGACAGCGATGAGCTGAAGAAACTTGTCAACGCGGCACGCTACGAAACGGACCCAGCCAAGCGCCTCGATCTCTACCGCCAGATCACCAAGATCGGCAGTGACGAGGCTCTGTTCATCTTTCTCATCCAGACCGCCGATATCTATGGCTTGAGCAAACGTGTCGAATACAAGCCGCGGGCTGATGGATTGCTGATCTTGCGCGATGCCAAGCTGGTCGGGAACTAA
- a CDS encoding Peptide ABC transporter permease: protein MSAEAILPTGAVSPSVSPERKVWIILAITFAALVALAFILPHLAPHPPGQISLRNRLLPPVWFDKGQWAYPLGTDHLGRCVLSRLLYGAKLTWLIAFGAAIVSALFGTFVGVVAGYAGGKTEAIIMRWVEMHVAFPGLLMVLLILTVLGANVVTLIGVLAFNGWMVFAVVTRNAVLVIRKLPYVEVAQAFGAPPWRVIASHVIPNLVPSLITLGVLEYARLTLAEAAISFLGLGVQPPDISWGFDVANGRNYLLNAWWLVTFPGLAIAFTVLGLNLLARWLRRQLDPKAR from the coding sequence TTGAGCGCCGAAGCCATCCTCCCGACCGGGGCGGTCTCCCCATCCGTATCGCCGGAACGGAAGGTCTGGATTATCTTGGCGATCACGTTCGCGGCGCTCGTCGCGCTGGCGTTCATCCTGCCGCATCTCGCGCCCCACCCGCCGGGACAGATTTCCCTGCGCAATCGCCTGCTGCCGCCCGTGTGGTTTGACAAGGGCCAATGGGCTTATCCGCTCGGAACGGACCATCTGGGACGCTGCGTCCTGTCGCGCCTGCTCTATGGCGCTAAATTGACCTGGTTGATCGCATTCGGTGCCGCGATCGTATCGGCCTTGTTCGGCACCTTCGTCGGCGTGGTCGCTGGTTATGCCGGCGGCAAAACTGAAGCGATCATCATGCGCTGGGTAGAGATGCATGTCGCATTCCCGGGGCTGCTGATGGTGCTGCTGATCCTCACCGTCCTCGGAGCCAATGTCGTCACGCTGATCGGCGTGCTCGCGTTCAATGGTTGGATGGTTTTCGCGGTTGTCACGCGCAACGCGGTGCTGGTCATCCGCAAGCTTCCCTACGTCGAGGTCGCGCAGGCCTTCGGCGCGCCACCGTGGCGTGTGATCGCGAGCCATGTCATACCCAATCTCGTTCCCAGCCTGATCACCCTCGGGGTGCTGGAATACGCGCGGCTCACGCTCGCGGAAGCGGCTATTTCCTTCCTCGGTCTCGGCGTGCAGCCGCCGGATATTTCCTGGGGCTTCGACGTTGCGAACGGCCGAAATTACCTGCTCAATGCGTGGTGGCTCGTGACCTTCCCGGGACTGGCGATTGCCTTCACCGTCCTTGGTTTGAACCTGCTGGCGCGATGGTTACGGCGACAGCTCGACCCCAAGGCGCGGTGA
- a CDS encoding ABC transporter permease — protein MALTYAVRRLLQGLIVIFGATTLVFVVSRLVGDPVGAMLPIDVSAADRERLTIQLGLDRPVPEQFVNYLWSLMRGDFGISLWQDRPVATIIAERLPPSLLLCGVAVLLAAAIGIPAGLVAASRPNGWLDHGLSVLGLLGLSVPQFWLALILIMVFSVGLGWFPTSGSGSAPHLVLPAIALALPALGRIATVTRASMLEELESPHIRTALSKGVPFRSIVLRHGLRNIGVAVATIVGWELTRALAGYNIVVETIFGWPGIGQVALQAIERSDLVLIQAVVFVIALIVVILNLTVDLLLKLIDPRIEY, from the coding sequence ATGGCCCTGACTTATGCTGTCCGGCGCCTCCTCCAGGGCCTCATCGTGATCTTCGGCGCCACGACACTCGTGTTCGTGGTCAGCCGTCTGGTCGGTGATCCGGTTGGCGCCATGCTGCCCATCGATGTGAGCGCCGCGGACCGCGAGCGGCTGACCATCCAGCTTGGCCTCGACAGGCCCGTTCCCGAGCAGTTCGTGAACTATCTCTGGTCACTGATGCGCGGGGACTTCGGCATCAGCCTCTGGCAGGATCGGCCCGTGGCCACCATCATCGCCGAACGATTACCACCCTCGCTGCTGCTCTGCGGCGTGGCGGTATTGCTGGCTGCGGCCATCGGGATACCGGCGGGGCTTGTTGCGGCGTCGCGCCCCAATGGATGGCTTGACCATGGCCTGTCCGTCCTCGGGTTGCTCGGCCTCTCGGTGCCCCAGTTCTGGCTGGCGCTGATCCTCATCATGGTGTTCTCGGTGGGGCTGGGCTGGTTTCCGACATCGGGCAGCGGCTCCGCCCCCCATCTCGTGTTGCCGGCCATCGCCCTGGCCCTGCCGGCCCTTGGGCGCATAGCGACAGTCACCCGCGCCAGCATGCTTGAAGAGCTTGAAAGCCCGCATATCCGGACAGCCCTGTCAAAAGGGGTACCGTTTCGTTCCATCGTGCTCCGCCACGGACTCCGCAATATCGGCGTGGCGGTCGCGACTATTGTCGGGTGGGAGCTCACGCGGGCTCTTGCCGGCTACAATATCGTCGTCGAGACGATCTTCGGCTGGCCGGGCATTGGGCAAGTGGCGCTACAGGCGATCGAGCGATCAGACCTTGTACTCATCCAAGCTGTGGTCTTTGTCATAGCGCTGATCGTCGTGATCCTGAATTTGACGGTTGACCTGCTGCTCAAGCTGATTGACCCGAGGATCGAGTATTGA
- a CDS encoding SDR family oxidoreductase translates to MSQRPRIILVTGSASGIGAAICRRLAVPGTAFMVHARKNAEGAAAVADELRALGAVAQTHLCDLREAGAAAGLVARAVETFGGLDVLVSNAGSANKKPLLDVPEDDLSTATDTILTAFFQLARAAAPHLKQGQNPRVVAISSFVAHIFRKDVTLFPVTAAAKAGLEALARSLAIELAPFGVTSNVVVPGYTEKDPGAHSAFTPEGWRRVAEQVPLGRIARPSDIANAVAFFADPASDFVTGQTLHVNGGLHI, encoded by the coding sequence ATGAGCCAGCGTCCCCGCATCATTCTCGTCACGGGATCGGCCAGCGGTATCGGCGCCGCGATCTGCCGCCGGCTCGCCGTGCCCGGCACCGCCTTCATGGTGCACGCGCGCAAGAACGCCGAAGGCGCCGCCGCCGTCGCCGATGAGTTGCGCGCGCTGGGCGCGGTAGCGCAGACGCATCTGTGCGATCTGCGGGAAGCGGGCGCCGCCGCCGGGCTGGTGGCGCGCGCGGTGGAGACCTTTGGCGGGCTCGACGTGCTGGTGTCGAATGCGGGTTCAGCCAACAAGAAGCCGCTGCTCGACGTGCCCGAGGATGATCTTTCCACCGCCACGGACACGATCCTCACGGCATTCTTCCAGCTGGCGCGCGCGGCGGCGCCGCATCTCAAACAGGGGCAGAACCCACGCGTCGTCGCGATCAGTTCCTTTGTCGCGCATATTTTCCGCAAGGATGTGACGCTTTTCCCGGTCACTGCCGCGGCCAAGGCGGGGCTGGAAGCCCTGGCGCGCTCGCTTGCCATCGAGCTTGCGCCCTTCGGCGTGACGAGCAACGTGGTTGTCCCGGGTTACACGGAGAAGGATCCCGGCGCGCATTCGGCGTTCACGCCCGAGGGCTGGCGTAGGGTGGCCGAACAGGTGCCGTTAGGTCGCATCGCCAGGCCGAGCGACATTGCCAATGCGGTCGCCTTCTTCGCCGATCCCGCATCGGATTTCGTTACGGGCCAGACGTTGCACGTCAACGGCGGCCTTCACATCTAG
- a CDS encoding Carboxymuconolactone decarboxylase yields MANPTYLRFIDNNPDSAAAFKALVTEVTKAGALDTKTKQLIFLACTAVSGYGDGLIAHIDKILAAGGTPDEIRETLAVTIPVAGVMPVLKVYDAVEDHLAKLQA; encoded by the coding sequence ATGGCCAATCCGACCTATCTGCGCTTCATCGACAACAACCCCGACAGCGCTGCCGCGTTCAAGGCGCTGGTGACCGAGGTGACCAAGGCGGGAGCTCTGGATACAAAGACCAAGCAGTTGATCTTTCTCGCCTGCACCGCCGTCAGCGGCTATGGCGACGGGCTGATCGCCCATATCGACAAGATACTGGCGGCGGGTGGCACGCCAGACGAGATAAGAGAAACGCTGGCGGTCACCATTCCCGTCGCCGGGGTGATGCCGGTGCTCAAGGTCTACGACGCCGTCGAGGACCATCTCGCCAAGCTGCAAGCCTGA